In a genomic window of Oncorhynchus masou masou isolate Uvic2021 chromosome 4, UVic_Omas_1.1, whole genome shotgun sequence:
- the LOC135524111 gene encoding VPS10 domain-containing receptor SorCS1-like, whose product MKRRLGNYCMLGKDYTEVLSAESSICRAQDFECDYGYERRREGNCLPAFWFNPAVVSRCCSQGQKYLNSTGYRKVVSNNCVKGVKDMYTPRKQMCPNRAPKGLSLSTREGKLTADLHTNVTFLVHLDEPVISLDGSISYTFTSEGMNTVTVQASSENAILQDTKTIAVQEFFKSLLLSFSGNLD is encoded by the exons ATGAAACGCAGACTAGGAAACTATTGCATGCTGGGAAAAGACTACACCGAAGTCCTCTCTGCTGAGTCGAGTATCTGTCGGGCCCAGGATTTTGAATG TGATTATGGTTATGAACGGCGTAGAGAAGGAAACTGTCTACCAGCGTTCTGGTTCAACCCAGCTGTTGTATCAAGGTGCTGCAGCCAAGGACAGAAGTACCTCAACAGCACAGG GTACCGAAAAGTGGTGTCCAACAACTGCGTCAAGGGAGTCAAGGACATGTACACACCCAGGAAGCAGATGTGTCCCAACAGGGCTCCAAAAGGcctttctctctccaccagaGAGGGCAAGCTTACTGCCGACCTGCACACCAACGTCACCTTCCTAGTGCATCTGGATGAG CCGGTGATCAGCTTAGACGGGAGCATCTCGTACACCTTCACCAGCGAGGGAATGAACACTGTTACGGTCCAAGCGTCTTCAGAAAACGCCATACTGCAAGACACCAAGACGATAGCAGTACAGG aGTTCTTCAAATCTCTGCTTTTATCTTTCTCCGGAAATCTGGACTAG